A window of Sutcliffiella cohnii contains these coding sequences:
- a CDS encoding GNAT family N-acetyltransferase, whose product MCNFNYNIVTDRLIIRPYIKGDFSNWLTQFNNRLPSQHKYDDGKIDMSICTKEWFGELLNNQQQMALDDKVYVFGIFRIEDNAHLGAIDFSTIMRDDFQWARLGYTIHNQFWRQGFGKEAVKAAIILAFNKLNFHRIEAHINLDNTPSIKLAESVGMQFECIRKGFIYEFDEWTDNLIYYINSK is encoded by the coding sequence AAAGGAGATTTTTCAAATTGGTTAACCCAATTTAATAATAGATTGCCTTCACAGCACAAATATGATGACGGTAAAATAGATATGAGCATTTGCACTAAAGAATGGTTTGGAGAATTGTTAAATAACCAGCAACAGATGGCTTTGGATGACAAAGTATATGTATTTGGTATATTTCGAATAGAAGATAATGCTCATTTAGGTGCAATAGATTTCTCTACAATTATGAGGGATGATTTTCAATGGGCAAGATTAGGTTATACAATTCATAACCAATTTTGGAGACAAGGTTTTGGAAAGGAAGCTGTAAAAGCAGCAATAATTCTTGCTTTTAATAAGCTAAACTTTCACCGTATAGAAGCACACATTAATCTCGATAATACTCCTTCGATAAAATTAGCCGAAAGTGTTGGAATGCAATTTGAATGTATAAGAAAAGGTTTTATCTATGAATTTGATGAATGGACTGATAACTTAATTTACTATATAAATTCAAAATAA
- a CDS encoding manganese catalase family protein: MYFYKEDLINMIVPDKPDPHAAKVLQEALGGQFGEMRTLMQFSFQSANFRGKAKQYRDLIRGIFLEELSHVELVQTTINQLLNESGGDMPGNQASDAAPLDDVIQSGANPHHYIMGAKASLPVDAGGNPWNGSWVYDHGNLVANLLNNVVLESTGVLQKSRIYEMSSNKTLRETIAFLIVRDNAHQNAFAKALETLGVDWGKLFPIPNYDLNKYPECRKYVEMGFHNAQFNFRLDDTRIGEIFQGTTPSRNGGELAVIDPPQGYPVPEMPDMPNEHAPGLFDLNN; this comes from the coding sequence ATGTATTTTTATAAAGAAGATTTAATTAATATGATTGTCCCTGATAAACCAGATCCTCATGCGGCAAAAGTTCTTCAGGAAGCACTTGGAGGGCAATTTGGTGAAATGAGAACTTTGATGCAATTCTCATTCCAAAGTGCAAATTTCAGGGGGAAAGCGAAACAATATCGTGACCTAATCCGAGGAATATTTCTAGAAGAACTTAGTCATGTAGAGCTCGTTCAAACGACAATTAACCAACTTTTAAACGAATCGGGAGGGGATATGCCAGGAAACCAGGCATCTGATGCGGCTCCATTAGATGATGTGATACAATCTGGTGCAAACCCTCATCATTATATTATGGGTGCAAAAGCTTCCCTGCCAGTTGATGCAGGAGGCAACCCATGGAATGGTTCATGGGTATATGACCATGGAAACCTTGTGGCAAATTTACTTAATAATGTTGTGCTAGAGTCGACCGGTGTTCTTCAGAAGTCGAGAATTTACGAGATGAGCAGCAATAAAACGCTAAGGGAAACAATCGCTTTCTTAATTGTACGTGATAATGCCCATCAAAATGCATTTGCTAAAGCATTAGAAACATTAGGTGTCGATTGGGGAAAGCTATTTCCGATTCCCAACTATGATTTAAACAAATATCCAGAATGTCGTAAATATGTAGAAATGGGCTTCCATAATGCCCAATTCAACTTCCGCCTAGATGATACGAGAATTGGTGAAATCTTTCAGGGGACAACTCCAAGCAGAAATGGCGGAGAGTTGGCAGTCATTGATCCACCACAAGGCTATCCAGTTCCGGAAATGCCAGATATGCCAAATGAGCATGCCCCAGGTCTTTTTGATCTTAATAATTGA